From a region of the Bradyrhizobium guangdongense genome:
- a CDS encoding tyrosine-type recombinase/integrase, translating to MATMSPLRQRMIEDMTVRNLSPSTQQSYIYAIAKFSRHFGYAPDRLSFEQVRAYQLHLIGQKRSWSHINQVACALRFFYGVTLGQTEAFERIIGGQKPDKLPLVLSAEEIERFLDAVTGVRNRVVLATAYAAGLRVSEVVRLKVSSIDSKRMLIHIENGKGGRDRYAMLSPRLLEILRTYWMRARPGLWLFPGQDPSEHVSVRCVQAACRAARRRARLAKPITVHTLRHSFATHLLESGIDIRIIQVLLGHADLGSTARYAQVATNLLARTTSPFDGLSVRVIPPD from the coding sequence ATGGCTACGATGAGCCCTCTTCGGCAGCGCATGATCGAGGACATGACGGTCCGCAATCTGTCGCCGTCGACTCAACAATCCTATATCTATGCGATCGCAAAGTTTAGCCGCCATTTCGGCTATGCCCCGGACCGGTTGAGTTTCGAGCAGGTCCGCGCCTACCAACTACATCTCATCGGCCAAAAGCGCTCGTGGTCCCACATCAATCAGGTGGCCTGCGCGCTGCGGTTCTTCTACGGCGTCACACTCGGGCAGACGGAGGCATTCGAGCGGATCATTGGTGGCCAGAAGCCCGACAAGCTCCCGCTCGTGCTTAGTGCCGAAGAGATCGAGCGCTTCCTGGACGCGGTTACAGGGGTGCGCAATCGCGTCGTGCTGGCGACGGCTTATGCGGCTGGCTTACGGGTTAGTGAAGTCGTCCGCCTGAAGGTGAGCTCGATCGACAGCAAGCGAATGTTGATCCACATCGAGAACGGTAAGGGCGGCAGGGATCGTTACGCGATGCTTTCTCCGCGACTGCTGGAGATTCTGCGTACGTACTGGATGCGAGCCCGACCGGGGCTGTGGCTATTTCCAGGCCAAGACCCAAGTGAACATGTCAGCGTCCGCTGCGTCCAGGCGGCCTGCCGCGCCGCCCGCCGCCGCGCTCGGCTTGCCAAGCCGATTACTGTCCATACGCTCCGGCACTCGTTTGCGACCCATCTCCTGGAAAGCGGGATCGACATTCGCATCATTCAAGTTCTGCTCGGACATGCCGACCTGGGATCGACCGCGCGCTACGCTCAGGTTGCGACCAACCTGCTCGCCCGCACGACCAGCCCATTCGATGGACTCTCCGTCAGGGTGATCCCACCCGACTGA
- a CDS encoding IS91 family transposase: MRPVLEVADILRRHGGAFRAAQGPRLSSDQRRVMAAIEACRTATLGGHVERCDDCGLVRVAYNSCRDRHCPKCQALARAQWLAERQADLLPVPYFHVVFTVPAPVAAIALQNKTAVYDILLKAAAETIRLISADPKHLGAETGMIAILHTWGQTLTHHPHAHCLVPGGGIAPDGSWVHCRPGFFLPVRVLSRLYRRLFLERLQAAFNGTKLQFFGHLAHLVEPAAFARHLTALRKVEWVVYAKRPFGGPEQVLAYLGRYTHRVAIANGRLLTCDQGHVRFRWKDYRAGNRSKVMTLDTEEFLRRFLLHVLPKGFRRIRHFGFLANACRVAKLARIRAALKAPEPPPPAEAVDYRERCAILIGHRLDLCPICGGRMVEIGPVPRAQTPRRAAPRCDTS; the protein is encoded by the coding sequence ATGCGCCCCGTGCTCGAGGTGGCGGACATCCTCCGCCGCCACGGCGGCGCCTTCCGTGCCGCGCAGGGTCCTCGGCTGTCCTCCGATCAGCGCCGTGTGATGGCGGCCATCGAGGCGTGTCGCACAGCGACGCTCGGCGGCCACGTCGAGCGGTGCGACGACTGCGGCCTGGTCCGCGTCGCCTATAACAGCTGTCGCGATCGGCACTGTCCAAAGTGCCAAGCGCTCGCGCGCGCCCAATGGCTCGCCGAGCGCCAGGCCGACCTGCTGCCGGTCCCCTATTTCCATGTCGTCTTCACCGTGCCGGCGCCGGTGGCCGCCATCGCGCTGCAGAACAAGACGGCGGTCTACGACATCCTGCTCAAGGCAGCAGCCGAGACGATCCGTCTCATCAGCGCCGACCCGAAGCATCTCGGTGCCGAGACCGGGATGATCGCCATTCTCCATACCTGGGGCCAGACCCTGACGCATCATCCGCATGCCCATTGCCTCGTGCCAGGCGGCGGGATCGCCCCTGATGGAAGCTGGGTTCATTGTCGCCCCGGCTTCTTCCTTCCCGTTCGCGTCCTGTCACGATTGTATCGTCGGCTGTTCCTGGAGCGCCTGCAGGCGGCGTTCAATGGCACCAAGCTCCAGTTCTTCGGCCATCTCGCGCACCTCGTCGAGCCAGCGGCATTCGCCCGCCATCTAACCGCCCTCCGCAAGGTCGAGTGGGTCGTCTACGCCAAGCGTCCCTTCGGCGGACCAGAACAGGTTCTGGCCTATCTCGGGCGCTACACCCATCGCGTTGCAATCGCCAACGGCCGGCTCCTTACCTGTGACCAGGGCCACGTCCGCTTCCGGTGGAAGGATTATCGCGCTGGCAACAGATCCAAAGTGATGACGCTCGACACTGAGGAGTTCCTTCGTCGCTTTCTGCTCCACGTATTGCCGAAGGGGTTTCGCCGCATCCGTCATTTTGGCTTCCTGGCGAACGCCTGCCGCGTCGCCAAACTCGCGCGCATCCGAGCGGCGCTAAAGGCGCCAGAGCCGCCTCCGCCTGCCGAAGCTGTCGACTATCGTGAGCGCTGCGCCATCCTCATTGGTCACCGCCTCGACTTGTGCCCCATCTGCGGAGGCCGCATGGTCGAGATTGGGCCTGTGCCGCGTGCGCAAACGCCGCGACGCGCAGCACCTCGCTGCGATACATCATGA
- a CDS encoding transposase: MFAGAGRKRWPDELKAQIAAESLELGAVVTDVARRHGCRPQHA, from the coding sequence GTGTTCGCTGGCGCAGGTCGCAAGCGGTGGCCGGATGAATTGAAGGCACAGATTGCCGCGGAAAGCCTCGAGCTGGGGGCGGTTGTCACAGACGTCGCCCGTCGCCATGGCTGCCGGCCCCAGCATGCGTAA
- a CDS encoding transposase: MERQRRSFTEDYKRRAAELVASSGRSIGSVAKELGLRDSVLRRWVDKLRQEPGSAAWRPTTQATPMPADQASEIARLRQENERLRMERDILKNCPASWRACAE, translated from the coding sequence ATGGAACGTCAACGTCGGTCGTTTACCGAGGATTACAAGCGTCGGGCCGCCGAACTGGTCGCGTCGAGCGGTCGCTCGATCGGGTCGGTTGCTAAGGAGCTCGGTCTGCGGGATTCGGTGCTGCGACGGTGGGTAGATAAGCTCCGGCAGGAGCCGGGATCGGCGGCGTGGCGACCCACCACGCAGGCGACGCCGATGCCGGCGGACCAGGCTTCGGAGATCGCCCGCCTACGTCAGGAGAACGAACGGCTGCGCATGGAGCGCGACATTTTAAAAAACTGTCCAGCGTCGTGGCGCGCCTGCGCGGAATAG